Part of the Candidozyma auris chromosome 4, complete sequence genome, AGCCCTTTTGCAAGCCAGCCTCCTGAGCTTGAGTGATGCCATCAATGTAACCTTGGGTGACGTGAGCACGATGCAAGTCTGCATAAGTATCTATTTCGTCGTCACTTGCCCATATAgcgtcgtcatcatcagtgGCAGCAGCCCTCTGCGCCGACAGCGTCAAGTTTTTTGGTACTTTGCATTCACCGGTGCAAGACATGTAGTACAAGGAGTGATACAAGCGATGATAATTAGCATGGAGTCATGTACAGGAGTCAAAACGCCAAAAGGAACTCTTTGTATTCAGTTCATCAAACTCATAAAGAACATGTGAAAAATAAATGGTGCCTCGATACGAAGTATTATATCAACTTTGTTGCGGATTCCAATAGGGGATACTTGTGTTGGCTATCTCCCCGAGCCTCTAGGTGAAACGTTTCCAGCGCCGATGCGAATGGGGAGTTGCATCCGCACTCCACCGCCTTGTCAAAGAATTAACCAAAGGGTCCACAGTCAAACTCAATCCAAAAGTTCAATTTTTCAGAGAATTCAAATTTCGACATACACAAATCATCTCGGTTCTTTTGACCAATACAAGCGCTGAGTCACTAGTGCGAGAGCCATACGTAGTGCATGTAGCCATGAAGCTGGTGTCGTTCGGAAGTGAGATAATCTCTTTAGACATATCTTGCTCATAGTGCTTCTCCTAAAACAGTGAAACACAACACCAACGAAATCAGATTATAATTCGACTCCAATAAAAACAGCTGCTTTATACAGCACCGATATTCACCCGCTTTATCCCCTAATTTTGTCTTCATCCACACAACGGTGCTGGAAACCTTGTGTTGTAAATAATCTTCAATCTTTTCCCACCCCACGCCAGCGGCAGCATAATCCAATTCAGTTTGTTTCAAGCATATCAGCCAGTCCGTCATGGCCGACAACATCATTACTCAAGTTTCCCAGGACGGCAACGCGTCGATGCCAATGGTGGACGACACAAATGGCAACATCGACTATAATTCAAAAATTCATCTCAACATCCGGGGCAAGGAGTTCGAAATTACTCGCGACGAGCTCATGAGCTTACCCGAGAGCATTTTGTTGAGTCTTTTCCCCAACGGCGTGTTTTTGGACATGAATGGGCAAGTCATCACCAACCTCACGGAGGAAGACGTGGTGTATGTGAATTTTGACCCAGACTGCTTTGAATATATTTTCAGGGTATTTGGGGAAGCTCAAGCGAGTTATAACGAGTTGCTGGGCACGTTATCGCCGCAAGTCTCCAATACCAGTCGGCTTGACTCGGCAGCATCTATTTTGCAGACAAAGCCAGCCATTATCGTGCTAAGAGAGGACCTAGATTACTATGTGATACCCCCCGTGAAGGGCCTCTCGACAGAGGATTACATCCATCTCAAGGTTAATGTAGGCGACCACATTTTGTCGAACAACTCGGTGTTTTCAGGGCTAGGCTACAATCCGGCGTTGCCCGCCAGTGTCAACCAGACGCTCGGCCCAGCAGAACAACATTTATTTGAAATGTTGTGCTCGTCAGGATTTGACCGTGCCGAACTATGGGGCAGTCGTCTGATGGAGCCTAACAAATGTGTGCTCTCGTCGTTACTGTTGGTGCGTCTCCAAACACAACAACCAACACCACCGCAGCTGCCAGTGTTGCAGCCTGTCCAGTCCAATGCATCCACACGATCAAGATCACGATCCAGAATCGCCACGTTGGCGTCGAGCGCCAGCCGAGCAGCGTCGCGGTCGTTATCGCGAGCCAGAAAGGGAAACGACACAAACTACACGAAGCTCTTGTTGTTCTGGAGGAAACCAGCACGGAAGTGCTGGTGGTCACAGAGTGAGGTGGAGGTGCCCACCAATGGGAGCGAGGCACTCATGAAGCTCGGGCCAAAGGTCACGGTGAAAGTTCACACGCGAAGGGTGTGGACGTTGGAGCTCTCCGTCGTAGGTGTCCAGTAGGCGCCATGATTATTCTCGACTACACCCTCAAATCATCACAGCATAATTGAGTGGTCTATCGTAAGACCCAAATGATAAGTCACCGTGTCTACAAGTTTTTGGTTCCCATTGCCCGGAGACCACCAGCAATTAATATGTGACTGTCGCTGCAAATATTCTGCGTCAAAGCAACCCTATAAGGATGGAAGATCATGCAAATCATACACAACATAACATATGTACTTCAAGAGTATCTAATACAATGCAAAGTACCAATTTTTAACTCCATGTCTCACCGTAGCAGAAGTACTACCACATCGCGAACGCGTACTTCACGTGTAAGACTGGTACCTCAACATGATATCAGAGGAATACCCCTCTTCTGAATCGAGAGCCATAAAGGCAACGTGATCTTAAGGCATCGACCGAATTGACTCTCGTCTCACCAACTAAATACTCCAACTCGTCTTGTGTTCAGAATGTCGCCTTCGTTCGTGGCACCCTGATTTGCCTTAATCCTGCACTTCCTACGAAACTTATCGCTCCTACCAGACTTCATCTACATCATCTGTTGAACATGGCCACCTACGAGGATGAGCGCATAGGCCATACGCCGTGGGTCGAGAAATACAGACCCAAGAAACTAGACGATGTCGCTTCACAGGGCCACGCTGTGAAAGTGCTCAAGAAAACCTTGGAGCTGGCCAACTTGCCCCATATGCTCTTCTACGGGCCTCCAGGCACGGGTAAAACGTCCACGGTGCTTGCATTGGCAAAACAGTTGTACGGACCAAAGTTGTATAAGCTGAGAGTGTTGGAGTTGAATGCCTCGGACGAACGTGGTATTTCGATCGTGAGACAAAAGATTAAGAACTTTGCCCGGTTGACGGTGTCGAACCCATCGCCTGAGGATTTGAGAGATTACCCGTGTCCTCCGTATAAGATTATCATTTTGGACGAGGCAGACTCCATGACCAACGATGCCCAGTCTGCgttgagaagaacaatGGAGAATTACTCGCTGGTGACGCGGTTCTGTTTGATCTGTAATTACATCACGAGGATCATCGACCCGTTGGCATCGAGATGCTCAAAATTCAGGTTCAGGGCCTTGGATAGCGAGAACGCGTTGCAGCGTTTACAGTATATTGTCAACGAAGAAAACGTGCCTTTGGAAGGTGACTCTGTGCTCGAAgaaatcatcaaagtctCGGGCGGTGATTTGCGTAAAGCCATCACATACCTACAATCTGCCGCAAGGCTTTCGACGTCAATGGACTCCAAGGAGGCTGTCACGGGAGAAAAAATCAGGGAAATTGCTGGCGTCATTGACGAAGGTCTAATTAGAAAGATTATTCTGGCTATTCGCAGTAAAGATCATAAGGTGATAGCTGCTCAAATAGAAGCAGTGGTGTTCGAAGGCTGGAGTGCTCAGCAGGTTGCCGACCAGCTTCACGATGCCCTTGTGTTAGACGATACCTtgtcttctcaagaaaagaatagCATTGCCCATTATCTTTTTGAATCAGACAAAAGGTTGAACCATGGCACCGACGAGCACATCCAGCTCCTCAACTTATCTCTACAAATCAGCCAGGCGTTGCTGTAATATATACGAATAATCGATCCGACCACACGTTGTGTAGCCTTCAAATTAGATCCTATGGACTACTGCTGCGGtctttgctgctgctgctgctgctgctgctgctctATCggttgttgctgctgctgcagtGGTGActgttggtgttgttgctgcGGAGGCATGCCTGGTGGACCCATTCCTGGGGGAAAACCGTAGAAACCGGGGAGTGCGCCATTGGGCATTTGTCCTTGCCCTCCTTGGGGCTGTCCCTGCATTCTTGGATAACCTTGCGGTGGCATGCCTTGTGGAGGGGGCATGCCTGGAGGGAACATTCCTGGAGGTGGAGGTCCTTGGAACTGGTACATGTGCTGAGGTCCTCTTTGAAATCCTGGAGGTGGAGGTCCTCCCATTTGTGGGTTGTTCATCCATGGAGGAATCCCTTGCCTTGGACCCTGAAGACCACTTTGAGGACCACCCTGAGGTGGAGCAAAGGAAGCACCCTGTGCAAACCCTGGAATTGATGGCCCAGATGCcttttcattttcaccGCTTTTGTCTGTCTGGGGCAGTCCTTGGTCACGtttgttcatcaaggacaagaaaaACGAGTCCTTATCACCACCTGCTGGACCGAGCCCAGGAGGCATACCTTGACCTCCTGATGGAAGGGGACTCTGCTGTGGTAATTGAGCTTGAGGAGGGGGAGGAGGAGGGCCAGCGAGACCTGCTCGTTCTTGTGTTGGGGTCAAGTTTTGCGAAGAAGAGCCCTGCGCCATGCTGAAGAATCGCAGTCCACTAGAATCAGACCCTTTGCCCATGGGTGCTCTGGATGCAAGCCCTGGAGGTGGCGCTGAGCGCTTTGGTGACTGTTCGGGGCCCGGGCCACCGAAAAAGGATGAAAACCTGGAGGTCTTCCCCGTCTCTGAGCCTGGGGTGGAGGCTTCCTGTGAAGCATTGGCTTTTGGTTTGacaaaggaaaagaaattgtCCACCTCATTTCCCTTCGGAGTCTCTTGCTCCGCTGCAAGTGAGGTTTCAACCTCACCGTGCTGGCTGTGACTACGATCATTCTGACGCATGCGCTGCTTCCAACGCTCGAAGTCTTCGACGGTGGAGCCCATATCCATCTGAAGCTCAGCTGCACCAGGAGTATCCCATTCGGGTGTGCCCTCCTCCGGGTTTTCACCTAGTAACTGAGAAATCTTCTCTGCCGACATTTTGTCAAGCTCAGCACTCTTAGCAAAACCGGTAGGTTTTCTTTCCCACTTGCCTGCTGCGTCCGACtgatgttgttgctgctggttCTGGCTCTGGCCCCTCCGGCGATTCCTCGAGCTGCCCGACCCATTCTTCTCCTGAGACTTCTTATTTGGCGCTCGAATCACCCAGAATGCTGAATCCGGGAGCACACAGGTATCGAACAAACCAACATCAGGCGATGTTCTAAGGTTGAAAAGCTCGTCGATGGAGTAGACGTACATCTTGGACGTTGCTGGCTTGAAGTCCAGCATAGAAGGGCGACGTGGAAGTGCAAGCTGGCTCGTGCCCTTAGATGAGTCAGGTTCCGGTGTCAGCTCCTTAGCTGCGTTGGCCACAGCGctatcaagaagcttggTCAAGGCATTGCCAGGCTCTAGAGAGCCCAGCGTGGTGGAGGCACCATTTGCAGAAGACTGTTCTATGGCCGTCTGGTATGTTGCCAGCGACGAGGAAGAGCCATTGTGCTTGCCATTGTCAGACATCGATAGTATGGACGAGTCAATGATGGCAGGATCATTGAGTTGCGACATGGCGAAGGGGAAGTAGTATGTTTGTAAAGAGAGACAGAATGCTGAGAATTGAAAAGCCTGAGTTAATTAGTGGATGTGGCAGTGGCTATGAGCAAAGTGGGTGTGAATTGGTTGAAGAAACTAGAGTGAGTAATGATGAGCGCTAGGGATGATTGATGTACGCTTGGGTCGTGCCGAGATCACACTATCAGGGGCCCAGCAAGTGGGAGAAATTTTGGTTGAATAATTCGAGATGCCACGAAGAGATGTGATTCGCTTTAGAATTTCAGCTTATTGAGTACCTGGGGTTTGGCTATGTTTTTGCACTTTGTGTATATATTTGGTGGCATTTGACAGAATGCCCATGCCTACATTTTGAGTGTGAGACCAAGTGAGCGCAGTAGTGAGAGTTATGGTGAGAAAAAGGGAGAGGGCCGTGAACACTGAAAAATTGGATGCCATAGGAAACcaggaagaagattggtATTTGCGGATACTGAAGAAGCAATAAGAGCTCAACTATCTGATCTGTATAATTTTTCAGCCACTTTCGCAGACTGGTGACCACCTTCTTGGGTAATAGGGCTTTGATCTGTAGAATTTACAGTATGTCTCACAGTGGGGTGGCCCAAGAAGGTTTCCCTCAAGCCTTCCCCCTCAAATCAGTCAATCAAgacaaaatgaagaaaatgctCTAGCCCTCTTGATATTCGCCTTACTTCTGCTGTTGATTAGAGCACAAAGTGAGGGCACtaagaatggctgcaaagtcTGCCCCTCATCCTCCACAACTTCCACAACAGAATTAAAACTTGTGTCATCTACATCAAGGGCATAATCAATTTTGTATTGGCATATTTATTTAGCGACGCCAGCGTCTACGATCCATTCAACAAGGCCCCAAGAGCACCGCTGCCAGAAGAACCGCCAGTAGGAGCGGCACCGCCAGTAGGAGCGCCTCCGCCAGCTCCTCCAAGATCAATGCCAGTGTCGGCAGGCACATTAGTGTCGACAGCAGTGGCACTGGCAGTGGTCTTAGTGCCAGGAGCAGTGGGCGTGGCAGTTGCAGAGCCGCCAGCATTAGACGACGAGCCTGGCTTTTTCATGAACCCAGacaaaaacttcttgaacaagtcaaagagcttcttcatgaactcCTTCTGGCCCTCAGAGATCTCAAATCTCTTGTGCAACTCCTCCTCCGAGGCACCGTTCATCAACTCCCGGACAACCATCTCCACGAAATCAGAGTCCATGGCGTCCAACTCACGTCTTGAGAGAGCGAGGCCGCCAGCCAAGTTGTCGTCGACAGGAGCAGCGCCAACGAGGGCAGAGGTAGTCAAGAAAGCAAAGGTAGCGACAGAGGTAAACTTCATGGTTTAATGTGATAGGTATAAGGTGAAGAGAAATGTGATGGAGAGAAAAATAAAGTCGAAGGGAAACTCGACGTTTATATAGTTTTCGTCGACACATGAACCTTGTGCCTATGGCTTTTACTGTCTTTGCTACCgtatggctgcaaatgagTCCCTGTGAGAACGCTGCATCTCCAGATGCTACTTTACCCAAGGGGGAAATTCGCAGGTATGGTGTTCCTGCGCCGGCATTTGACTGGCGTAAAGGTGCGTCTGGAAACAGCGCCTACTTGCCCAGAGAAGCAAAAACgaagagcaaaaagaaaagagaatgaACGGTGGCACAGCGAATCTTCTCGCGGAGACGCACTGAAAGCTGATCTGGAATGTGTCAATTGGTGGGGGGAAACAGGGGTCGGTGTCAG contains:
- the YAE1 gene encoding Yae1p yields the protein MSCTGECKVPKNLTSSAQRAAATDDDDAIWASDDEIDTYADLHRAHVTQGYIDGITQAQEAGLQKGFDEGFPYGAALGCRVGRILAKLYGTPEFDEAKKELNVSSVLSKDHFDESLNQQRHSLVERWEAFIQ
- the RFC2 gene encoding replication factor C subunit 2 — translated: MATYEDERIGHTPWVEKYRPKKLDDVASQGHAVKVLKKTLESANLPHMLFYGPPGTGKTSTVLALAKQLYGPKLYKSRVLELNASDERGISIVRQKIKNFARLTVSNPSPEDLRDYPCPPYKIIILDEADSMTNDAQSALRRTMENYSSVTRFCLICNYITRIIDPLASRCSKFRFRALDSENALQRLQYIVNEENVPLEGDSVLEEIIKVSGGDLRKAITYLQSAARLSTSMDSKEAVTGEKIREIAGVIDEGLIRKIISAIRSKDHKVIAAQIEAVVFEGWSAQQVADQLHDALVLDDTLSSQEKNSIAHYLFESDKRLNHGTDEHIQLLNLSLQISQALS